The nucleotide sequence TGGTCCGCCGAGCAGGCGCCCAGCAGCACCGCCAGCACCGCGATGGCAGGGGTGTGCCGGAGGTGCCATGTGCCGCGGCCCATTGCGCTACCCAAGAGCCACCGCGCCAACGGTCGCCCGAATGTGCCGGCGCACGATGGCTGCCTCCGACGCACCGACGTCGTCCCAGCCCAGGTGGTGCAGCATGCCGGCCCGGCAGGTTCGGAACACCAGCACCTGACCGACGACGGTGATGGCCCGGAGACGATGCGCTTCCGCCTCGCGCTCGCCCCGTGCCATCGCGATGAGCCGGGTCAGACAGCGCAGCACCGGTTCCATGAAGCCCTCCAGGACCACGCGGAAGGCGTCCGTCGGTGCCTGCTGCTCGCGCAGAATCAGCTGCGCCCAGGCGGCGGACTCGCCCGAGATCATGACGTCCGCAAAGGCGTCGGTGAGCCCGAACAGGGCCTCGAGCGCAGCCTCGCAGCGCCCCGCGGCGTCCGCGGGACGCTCGTTCAGCTGCTCGTCGATGCGCCGCAGCGCCGGCGCGATGCGGCGTCGGACACGCTCGACGATGTGCTCGAAGCAGGCGAGGTAGAGGCCGCGCTTGCCGCCGAAATGGTAGCCGATAAGCGCCTGATTGACGCCGGCATCGCGGGCGATGGCGCGGGTACTGGCGGCGTCGAAGCCGTCGCGGGCGAAGGCCTGCATGGCGGTGGCGATGAGCGCCTCGCGGGTGACGTCACCACGCGGCGGGAGTGTCGATTCTGTGCTCATGGCGCCATGTTAATTGCTCGAATGAATAAGTCAATCGACTGAATAAGACAAGCGGCTGCTCTCACGCCGGGCCAGTTCGGGAGGGGGCGCAGTGCAAGTGGTTGCCCCTTCCCGGAATCGGGGCGGCATCCGCCTTCGCGCTCGCCGCGTCTACGCCGAACGGCGCCGCTGCGGGCGCCTGTTTCGCGCTCGGAAGTCGCCGGTGCTTGGTTCGCCCGCCCCCCTAGGCCGCCTCCAGCCGCCCCGTGCGGCAGTCGTACAGATAGCCGTGGACGGTGATCGAGGCCGGCACCAGTGGATGGTTGCGGATGCGCTCGACGTCGGCGGCGATGCTCTCCGCCTGCTCGGCGATGGTGAGCCAGTCTATGTAATCGCCCTCGTGGGATCCCGGACCTCGGCCCACGTCCCGCCAGCCGCTGGCGTCACGGGACATGTCGGCTGCTCCTCTGCGCTGGCTGAACCATGGATGCCGTTGGTACGCCGCTAAGTCATCGGCGCCGACGCCTGTTGTTGAGCTGGAAGTCGAGATCGCGCTGCAGGTCTTCGCGCAGACGGTCCAGAGCCCGGCGGAACAGCACGGGCTGGCGGCGGGCGCGAGCGAGGACCAGCGCGCCCTGGACGCGCAGCACCACTTCCTCGGCGAGGCAGAGCGCCGGTTCAGGGGCGATGCCGGCGCGTCCCAGAACGCGCTGTACCACCTCGATCCAGCGGCCGAAGTAGGCCTGGACGCGGTCCGGGAAGCGGTCGCGGGTGTCGCTGAGGGCGAACGCGCCGACGAGGCAGATGCGGTGGCCCTCGCGGAAGTACTCGGCGACGGCATCAAACATGTGCGCGAGCCCGGATTCCAGCGACTCGGCCTGCTCCAGGGGCGTGAAGACGTGCTCCTCGAACCAGGCGTCGATGCCGGCGAGCACCGCTTCCGCCATCTCCTGCTTCCCGCCCGGAAACAGGTGATACAGGTTGCCCTTCCCAAGGCCGGTGCGCTGGCTGATGAGCGCGAGCGTCGTGCCTTCGAAACCGTGCTCGCGGAACAGCTCCGAGAGCAGCGGCAGCACGTCCCCGCGCTCCGTGATTCGCTCGACCATCAGGTCCAGTCCGCGTGGCGTCCACGCCCCCTGAAGGCGGTTCCCTCGGCCGCGTCCGGTTGCCCGCACCAACGAATCCGGCTCACCTTCCCGCGGCCGGCGTCATCCCGAATGGGCCTGAGTTGCTGGTGGACGCCGATGTTCCGGGCGGACTCGCGCATGACAGCCTCCGTTCCGTTGCAGTCGTCGTACCTTGTACCGAAAAGTCAGCACGCGGTGCGAGCCGGCCGGGCTCAGGGTCAAGCCTGGCCCGTGCACGCGGCCTTCGCTATTGCCGCCCGGCCGTCACACCCCCATCCACC is from Spiribacter halobius and encodes:
- a CDS encoding CerR family C-terminal domain-containing protein, with translation MSTESTLPPRGDVTREALIATAMQAFARDGFDAASTRAIARDAGVNQALIGYHFGGKRGLYLACFEHIVERVRRRIAPALRRIDEQLNERPADAAGRCEAALEALFGLTDAFADVMISGESAAWAQLILREQQAPTDAFRVVLEGFMEPVLRCLTRLIAMARGEREAEAHRLRAITVVGQVLVFRTCRAGMLHHLGWDDVGASEAAIVRRHIRATVGAVALG
- a CDS encoding TetR/AcrR family transcriptional regulator, producing the protein MVERITERGDVLPLLSELFREHGFEGTTLALISQRTGLGKGNLYHLFPGGKQEMAEAVLAGIDAWFEEHVFTPLEQAESLESGLAHMFDAVAEYFREGHRICLVGAFALSDTRDRFPDRVQAYFGRWIEVVQRVLGRAGIAPEPALCLAEEVVLRVQGALVLARARRQPVLFRRALDRLREDLQRDLDFQLNNRRRRR